CTCAGAAGTTTTTCCAGTTGGGGATTAGCGGCGAAGACAGCTTCCTCCGATGCTTCGTCTTTGCCGCGAGCAACCGGTCGACGGCCGGGTTCCAGTGAGGTCGTAGAGACGTGGCCGACGGCGGCGTAAATCATCGTACCGTCGATCGAGGTCTTAACGAGAGACCCCAACGGCGGCGGCGCATTCAGGTCGTAACATTGGGCGGTGAAGCCGGTTGATGAAGTCTCGATGACCTCGGCAAGTTTTGTTTCTATTGCTGGCAATTTTTACTCCTTGGTTGACCGTAATGATTATTCCATTTTGGCTTGTTTCGTTTGAGGTTTCAGGAATGGATTATTGTCCATGATTGCAGCCGGATAAAAAAGGACCTTTGAACCAGCGCGAGAGTACACGTACCTGTCTTCAATCGGGTTTGAGTCGTCGACGAGCATCTTTTTAAGCGTCCACTGAGCACGTCCGCCGTGGATGGGCTGGAGTTTTTTCTTGATGATGAGCTCTCGCAGGTAGTCATTGAAGTCGGAATAGGTAAGGAAGCCGCGTTTAGCGGAAACTTCTCGGGCGACCGCCAACACCCTGGCTTTATCGAGTTCACGCATCATCTGGACTCCTTTCGGGGGTTGCCCCCTCACCCTCTTATCCCTCTCCCTCCTTCGCCTTCGCGTAGGATGGGGAGAGGGAAGTTGGAAATCAGACTAGATCCACCTCGCTTGTTTGGAGAAACTCTTAGCTGAGCCGCTAACCGGCAACCCGCGTTCAGCCAGATACGTATCTACCACTTCATAAAAGAGTTCCCGGTCAGCGCCGGTAACAACTGCCTGCTCGTGGGCTTCGGACAGAGCTACAGGATAGCCCTTGCCCTTTTTCACCTGTTCGAGGACGAGGGTATGAATCAAGTTCACCAGCTCATTATTTGTCGCCAACCAGATCGGCAGCTCGACGCGGGCGATTTCGCTCTCGAGTTTCAGATAGAAGAAGCAGATGCGGTGCTCTCCGTAATATTGACCAATCACTTTAGAGGTGCTCTCAAAGATGGCGGAACGCTCACCGAGACTCAGAAACCGGTCGAACAGCGCAGCATCCGACACACCTGACACCGGATCACAGGGGCGATCTCCGGATTTCAATTCGCCGCAATAGCGGTCGCAGTTTGCAGGTTCATGGGGGCAGAGCGTGAGGCGGAGGGTGTTGACCACTTCGTTGCCGCCCGGCTGCGAGATATAACTGGCGACCGCGAGTGGTCTTTCGGCACAAAGCTGTTTGAAAGCCGAAAGACATTTCAGGTAACCGTCATCGAGCAGTTCGCGGAGGACGTAGGCATCATAGTTTTGGGTCGTCAGGTTCCAACGGATCAGCGTGCCATCGGCCAGGGCCAAGGCAGGACGTTCGGGTGGAAGAGAGGCCGAGAGGGCGACCAGGGCGGAACATTCCTCGACGTCGCGCTTGATGCCCAAGAGTGCCCCTTGAAGAGGCGTCTCGCGGTTGCCCGCCGGATCATGGATGAAGAGGTCAGCATCATCGGACAGGAGGCGAGGGTGGCTATCGAGCATTGCACCAGAATTTTCCCCATAGTCCAATCGTACTTCGCCGATATTGATCAGGCTGCATGGAGCGGCGTGGTGGCGGTCGATGTCTATATGAGAGCCGTCGGCAGCGACAACGGAATAAGTGGTGGGTGGAGGTGCTGGCAATACCCTTTCGTCAAGGGGTGTCAAGGGGGCGGCCAACAGAAAACTGGTTTTTGAACGACGAACTTTGTCCAGCAGTGGGAACGGATCACCGGCGTTTTCAAGGCTTTCGACCGA
This is a stretch of genomic DNA from Dehalogenimonas etheniformans. It encodes these proteins:
- a CDS encoding DNA double-strand break repair nuclease NurA — encoded protein: MSLDITKVAGQIGAMAEKLAESGSEHQAHVAASVESLENAGDPFPLLDKVRRSKTSFLLAAPLTPLDERVLPAPPPTTYSVVAADGSHIDIDRHHAAPCSLINIGEVRLDYGENSGAMLDSHPRLLSDDADLFIHDPAGNRETPLQGALLGIKRDVEECSALVALSASLPPERPALALADGTLIRWNLTTQNYDAYVLRELLDDGYLKCLSAFKQLCAERPLAVASYISQPGGNEVVNTLRLTLCPHEPANCDRYCGELKSGDRPCDPVSGVSDAALFDRFLSLGERSAIFESTSKVIGQYYGEHRICFFYLKLESEIARVELPIWLATNNELVNLIHTLVLEQVKKGKGYPVALSEAHEQAVVTGADRELFYEVVDTYLAERGLPVSGSAKSFSKQARWI